One genomic region from Muriicola soli encodes:
- a CDS encoding SulP family inorganic anion transporter, with the protein MTAQKSDIRGFVKSLPKNIFSGFVVSLIALPLGLGLALASEAPPIAGIIPAVVGVFWWPFLVGLM; encoded by the coding sequence ATGACAGCACAAAAAAGTGATATCAGGGGTTTTGTAAAAAGCCTGCCCAAAAATATCTTCTCGGGTTTTGTGGTTTCTCTCATTGCCCTTCCTCTTGGGCTGGGACTTGCTCTGGCCAGTGAAGCACCGCCTATAGCCGGAATTATTCCCGCAGTTGTGGGGGTATTCTGGTGGCCATTCTTGGTGGGTCTCATGTGA
- a CDS encoding MBL fold metallo-hydrolase yields MKLYPIEAGNFKLDGGAMFGVVPKSLWQKTNPADSNNMIDIAARCLLIEDADRLILIDTGMGNKQSDKFFSYYSRWGDFSLDTSLKKAGFHRDDITDVFMTHLHFDHCGGSVKWNDEHTGYEPTFKNAVFWTNEPHWQWATEPNAREKASFLKENLIPMEESGQLAFVEIPDSAYGSSAELNFDILYVNGHTDKQMIPHIKYKGKTLVFMADLLPTVGHIPLPYVMGYDTRPLLTLPEKEAFLKKAADGEYYLFLEHDAHQEICTLQHTEKGVRLKNTYSFDEVFS; encoded by the coding sequence ATGAAGTTATATCCAATTGAGGCAGGGAATTTTAAATTAGACGGAGGGGCTATGTTTGGTGTAGTGCCGAAATCCCTGTGGCAGAAAACAAATCCTGCAGATAGTAACAACATGATCGATATTGCGGCCAGATGCCTTTTAATTGAGGACGCTGACCGACTTATCCTGATCGATACCGGGATGGGCAACAAGCAATCCGATAAGTTTTTCAGTTACTACTCCCGCTGGGGCGATTTTTCACTCGATACTTCTCTGAAGAAAGCCGGATTTCACCGGGATGATATAACCGATGTCTTTATGACTCATCTCCACTTTGATCATTGCGGAGGTAGTGTAAAATGGAACGATGAGCATACCGGCTATGAACCCACATTTAAAAATGCTGTATTCTGGACGAACGAACCCCATTGGCAATGGGCGACAGAACCCAACGCCAGGGAGAAAGCTTCTTTCCTCAAGGAAAATTTGATACCCATGGAGGAAAGCGGGCAGCTTGCTTTTGTAGAGATACCGGATTCCGCCTACGGCTCATCTGCAGAACTTAATTTCGACATACTATATGTCAATGGACACACAGACAAACAGATGATCCCCCACATTAAGTACAAGGGTAAAACCCTGGTCTTTATGGCTGATCTCCTGCCTACTGTGGGGCATATTCCCTTGCCGTATGTAATGGGATATGACACTCGCCCCCTGCTTACCCTTCCCGAAAAAGAGGCCTTTCTCAAAAAGGCAGCAGACGGGGAATATTATTTATTTCTGGAGCATGATGCGCATCAGGAGATCTGTACGCTGCAGCACACCGAAAAGGGGGTGCGCTTAAAAAACACCTACTCTTTTGATGAAGTATTTTCATAA
- the lepA gene encoding translation elongation factor 4, which translates to MKHIRNFCIIAHIDHGKSTLADRLLDFTGSVTEREKKEQLLDNMDLERERGITIKSHAIQMEYTYEGQQYILNLIDTPGHVDFSYEVSRSIAACEGALLVVDAAQNIQAQTISNLYLALENDLEIIPVLNKVDLPSANPEEVTDDIVDLLGCDAEEVIPASAKTGIGIEAILKAIIERIPAPGGNVDEPLQALVFDSVYNPFRGVETYFRVINGAIKKGQKIKFVATGKSYFADEVGTLKLTQHPRPSIKAGDVGYLITGIKDAREVKVGDTITDADNPTKNAIAGFEDVKPMVFAGIYPVDTEDFEELRSSMEKLQLNDASLVFTPESSAALGFGFRCGFLGMLHMEIIQERLEREFDMTVITTVPNVSYQAFTRKEPDAPVIVNNPSDLPDPSTLDRVEEPYIKATIITKSDYVGNVMSLCIEKRGQITNQTYLTTERVELNFDMPLAEIVFDFYDRLKTVSRGYASFDYAPIGMRVSKLVRVDILLNAQPVDALSALIHADNAANIGKKMCEKLKELIPRQQFDIPIQAAIGAKIISRETIKALRKDVTAKCYGGDISRKRKLLEKQKKGKKRMRQVGNVEIPQQAFMAVLKLND; encoded by the coding sequence ATGAAACACATCAGGAACTTCTGTATCATCGCCCACATCGACCACGGGAAAAGTACCCTGGCCGATAGGTTGCTCGACTTTACCGGTTCGGTTACCGAGCGGGAAAAGAAAGAACAGCTCCTCGATAATATGGACCTGGAACGGGAACGGGGCATCACTATTAAAAGTCATGCCATCCAGATGGAGTACACCTATGAGGGTCAGCAGTATATTCTCAACCTTATCGATACTCCCGGCCATGTGGATTTTTCCTATGAAGTGTCGAGATCTATTGCCGCCTGTGAAGGCGCACTTCTGGTCGTTGATGCTGCCCAAAATATTCAAGCCCAGACCATTTCTAACCTCTACCTCGCCCTTGAGAATGATTTGGAGATCATCCCTGTCTTGAATAAAGTAGACCTGCCCAGTGCCAATCCGGAAGAGGTTACAGATGATATTGTAGACTTACTGGGATGCGATGCCGAAGAAGTAATACCGGCCAGTGCTAAAACCGGAATTGGGATAGAGGCCATCCTAAAAGCTATTATAGAACGGATTCCCGCCCCTGGTGGAAATGTGGATGAGCCGCTTCAGGCCCTGGTATTCGATTCTGTCTACAATCCTTTCCGCGGAGTAGAAACCTATTTCAGGGTGATCAACGGAGCAATTAAGAAGGGTCAGAAAATAAAATTTGTCGCTACCGGAAAGAGCTATTTCGCTGATGAGGTAGGGACCTTAAAGCTCACCCAACATCCCCGCCCCAGCATTAAAGCGGGTGATGTGGGATACCTTATTACAGGTATAAAAGATGCGCGGGAAGTAAAGGTGGGAGACACCATCACCGATGCAGATAACCCCACAAAAAATGCCATTGCCGGCTTTGAGGATGTAAAACCTATGGTATTTGCCGGGATATATCCTGTAGATACCGAAGATTTTGAAGAATTGCGGTCGTCTATGGAGAAATTACAGCTCAACGATGCCTCTCTGGTATTTACGCCTGAGAGTAGTGCTGCCCTGGGCTTTGGATTCCGCTGTGGCTTTCTGGGGATGCTCCATATGGAAATCATTCAGGAAAGGCTGGAACGGGAATTTGACATGACGGTCATTACTACGGTGCCCAATGTTAGTTATCAGGCTTTCACCCGAAAAGAACCGGATGCGCCTGTAATTGTCAACAATCCTTCCGATTTGCCAGACCCCTCAACCCTCGACAGGGTAGAAGAACCCTATATAAAAGCCACCATCATTACCAAATCAGATTACGTGGGGAATGTGATGTCACTCTGTATTGAAAAGCGGGGGCAGATCACCAATCAGACCTACCTCACAACCGAGCGGGTGGAGTTGAATTTTGACATGCCTTTGGCTGAAATCGTATTCGACTTTTACGACAGACTAAAAACGGTTTCCAGGGGCTATGCCTCGTTTGATTATGCCCCTATTGGGATGCGGGTATCTAAATTGGTGCGGGTTGATATCCTGCTAAATGCACAGCCCGTTGATGCTCTTTCTGCCTTGATTCACGCAGACAATGCAGCGAACATCGGGAAAAAGATGTGTGAGAAATTAAAGGAGCTTATCCCAAGGCAACAGTTTGACATTCCTATTCAGGCGGCCATTGGTGCTAAGATCATTTCAAGGGAAACCATCAAAGCCCTTCGAAAAGATGTAACTGCCAAATGTTATGGAGGAGATATTTCCAGAAAGCGTAAACTTCTCGAAAAACAGAAAAAAGGGAAAAAGAGGATGCGCCAGGTGGGTAATGTGGAAATACCGCAACAAGCCTTTATGGCCGTTTTAAAACTCAACGATTAA
- a CDS encoding PD40 domain-containing protein has protein sequence MRKVLLLLVIIAAFSCKSEPKKTDAAADTTTSLMAGSDTLIYPEEKYFKSIRQVTFGGDNAEAYWSFDDSMLIFQSNNKDWGMECDQIFLMNAEDTFQDSIPPMISTGMGRTTCSYFLPDNKHYVYGSTHLVDEACPEVPLRSGGKYVWPVYDSFDIFVADLEGNIVDQLTDEPGYDAEATVSPKGDKIVFTSMRSGDLELYTMNLDGTDVKQITDELGYDGGAFFSPDGTKIIFRASRPETEEEIAQYKELLSRGLVQPTEMELFICDADGSNLKQLTFLGNANWSPFFHPSGEKILFSSNFEAEEGFPFNLYFIDIDGKNLERVTHGETFDAFPVFSNDGKYLAFSSNRNNGGTRDTNLFIAEWQE, from the coding sequence TAGCGGCCTTTAGTTGTAAATCAGAGCCAAAAAAAACTGATGCAGCCGCTGATACTACTACATCCCTGATGGCAGGATCGGACACCCTGATCTACCCTGAGGAAAAATATTTTAAATCCATCCGCCAGGTTACTTTTGGTGGTGACAATGCCGAGGCGTACTGGAGTTTTGACGACAGCATGCTCATCTTCCAGTCGAATAACAAAGACTGGGGTATGGAATGCGACCAGATCTTTTTGATGAACGCCGAGGATACTTTTCAGGACAGCATCCCTCCCATGATCAGCACAGGGATGGGAAGGACCACCTGTTCTTATTTCCTGCCAGACAATAAGCATTACGTCTATGGGTCTACGCACCTGGTAGATGAAGCCTGCCCCGAAGTACCTTTGCGGTCTGGCGGTAAATACGTCTGGCCCGTTTACGACTCCTTCGATATTTTTGTTGCTGATCTGGAGGGAAATATAGTAGACCAGTTAACTGACGAACCCGGTTATGACGCAGAAGCCACGGTCTCTCCCAAAGGAGACAAGATCGTTTTTACATCTATGAGAAGCGGAGACCTCGAACTATACACCATGAACCTCGATGGCACTGATGTGAAACAGATCACAGACGAATTAGGTTATGACGGGGGTGCATTTTTCTCCCCTGACGGAACCAAGATCATCTTCCGAGCCAGCAGACCTGAAACCGAAGAAGAAATTGCACAATACAAAGAATTACTCAGCAGAGGCCTGGTTCAACCTACCGAAATGGAACTTTTTATCTGCGACGCCGACGGCAGCAACCTGAAACAACTGACCTTTTTGGGCAATGCCAACTGGAGTCCCTTCTTCCATCCTTCCGGGGAAAAGATCTTGTTTTCCAGCAATTTTGAAGCTGAAGAAGGCTTCCCTTTTAATCTCTACTTTATAGATATTGACGGGAAAAATCTGGAACGGGTAACCCATGGCGAGACCTTTGACGCCTTCCCTGTCTTTTCCAATGATGGAAAATATCTGGCTTTTTCCAGCAATCGCAATAACGGTGGTACGAGGGATACCAACTTGTTTATCGCCGAGTGGCAGGAATAA
- a CDS encoding SulP family inorganic anion transporter encodes MGFLKMGRLADFFPASTIQGMLAAIGIGILAKQFHIMIGHNNEAGNIMTLLLHIPSGLYSLWDTDSSSIVSAAIVGVVSLLIMIFYGKIRSKWVHLVPAPMWILLLSIGFHSFCSFFALAYPIDKSLLIPIPENVLASLAFPDFGIALNQKFIFAVFAITLIAGIESLLSIKAVDRLDPANRHSNVNKDLKALGLATVISGFLGGLNVVTVIARSSVNVNTGATNRSSNFFHAVFLLAFVLLFQEQLRKIPLSALAAILVYTGYKLATPALVKRIAGVGKEQILIFFATVFATLLTNLITGIAVGILVTFVIHILINKSVLLFITHLFKPNILMFREADGGNYFISVKYFCSFLNYYKLKNKLDAIRETEEVVVDFSMCGFVDHTVLEGLENYREVFDLKGGHMELIGLDKHETDSMHPSAIRKMIPLKALKPIEWYFTRRQEDLKATAADFGWKYVPKKQSDTAFLREFVFFSSRHIPYCYNQLSDEKNKASVFDVEFTEGEFIAKEVIKATVMYIPLPAPGPVFTLDKEGLLSLLYNLSGSEEVEVPNHPDFSKRFRLGGEDPLIVSKLFSDELVLFLESNPYYHVESNGNALLILKKERLLSVKEVKRMIYFGQQFKKILLQGANAQ; translated from the coding sequence TTGGGATTTCTGAAAATGGGCCGACTTGCAGATTTTTTTCCGGCTTCAACTATTCAGGGTATGCTGGCGGCCATAGGGATAGGGATCCTGGCTAAGCAATTCCATATCATGATTGGCCATAACAATGAGGCGGGGAATATCATGACCCTGCTGCTGCATATCCCCTCCGGATTGTATTCCCTCTGGGACACTGATAGCAGTAGCATTGTTTCAGCCGCCATCGTAGGGGTGGTCAGTTTGCTTATTATGATATTCTACGGGAAGATAAGGAGTAAGTGGGTGCATCTTGTTCCGGCCCCGATGTGGATCCTTTTACTCTCAATCGGCTTCCACTCCTTTTGCTCGTTCTTTGCCCTTGCATACCCAATAGATAAAAGTTTACTGATCCCCATACCTGAAAACGTCTTAGCCTCTCTGGCTTTTCCCGATTTTGGCATCGCCTTGAATCAAAAATTTATTTTCGCTGTTTTTGCCATCACCCTTATCGCAGGAATTGAATCTTTACTGAGTATAAAAGCTGTTGACCGACTCGATCCTGCGAATCGGCATTCCAATGTAAACAAGGATCTGAAAGCCCTGGGCCTCGCCACAGTGATCAGCGGGTTCTTGGGCGGACTCAATGTGGTTACGGTGATCGCGCGGAGTTCGGTTAATGTGAATACCGGAGCTACCAATCGCTCCTCCAATTTTTTTCACGCGGTATTTTTACTGGCCTTTGTTTTGCTGTTTCAGGAGCAGCTGCGGAAAATCCCGCTATCGGCCCTGGCTGCCATCCTGGTATACACGGGTTACAAACTGGCAACTCCAGCCCTTGTAAAACGAATTGCGGGCGTGGGAAAAGAGCAAATCCTTATTTTCTTTGCCACGGTTTTTGCCACCCTGCTAACGAATCTCATTACCGGAATTGCCGTGGGAATCCTTGTCACCTTTGTTATCCACATCCTGATCAACAAGAGTGTGTTGCTTTTTATCACCCACCTCTTTAAGCCCAATATCCTGATGTTCAGAGAGGCGGACGGAGGTAATTATTTTATTAGCGTAAAGTATTTCTGCAGCTTCCTGAATTATTACAAACTCAAAAACAAGCTGGACGCGATCCGCGAAACAGAAGAGGTGGTCGTCGATTTTTCTATGTGTGGATTTGTGGACCACACTGTATTGGAAGGTCTGGAAAATTACCGGGAAGTCTTTGATCTCAAAGGCGGACATATGGAGCTAATTGGTCTCGACAAGCATGAAACGGACTCGATGCACCCTTCAGCCATCCGCAAAATGATCCCGCTTAAGGCCCTGAAACCCATTGAGTGGTATTTTACAAGACGACAGGAAGACCTCAAGGCAACGGCGGCTGACTTTGGCTGGAAGTACGTCCCTAAAAAGCAATCGGATACCGCTTTTCTACGAGAGTTTGTGTTTTTTAGCTCTCGGCATATCCCGTATTGCTACAATCAACTTTCTGATGAAAAAAACAAGGCCTCTGTTTTTGATGTGGAATTCACAGAAGGTGAATTTATTGCAAAGGAGGTGATCAAGGCAACGGTAATGTATATTCCCCTGCCTGCTCCCGGGCCTGTTTTCACATTGGACAAAGAGGGCTTGTTGAGCTTGTTATACAACCTCAGTGGTTCCGAAGAAGTGGAAGTGCCCAATCATCCCGATTTCAGCAAAAGGTTTCGCTTGGGCGGAGAGGATCCACTAATCGTCTCTAAACTCTTTTCTGACGAACTGGTGCTGTTCCTGGAAAGTAATCCTTACTACCATGTGGAATCGAATGGAAATGCCCTGCTTATTCTCAAAAAGGAGCGGCTGCTCAGTGTAAAAGAGGTGAAGCGCATGATCTACTTTGGGCAACAGTTTAAAAAAATCCTGTTGCAAGGCGCTAATGCTCAATGA
- a CDS encoding SMP-30/gluconolactonase/LRE family protein produces MKYFHKSFLPVFLMLGCFCAAYAFQSSDLTSEFSFTEGIEGPAVSRDGMLFAVNYKEQGTIGRVNDKGEAEVYLHLPEGSIGNGIRFDKEQHMYIADYAGHKVYRVQKDARTPELWVESTEMNQPNDLALADSGVIYLSDPNWEDGTGNLWMVPEAGKLVLLEANMGTTNGIEVSPEGKYLYVNESVQRKVWKYKILPDGTVSEKALLIAFDDHGLDGMRCDKEGNLLITRYGKGTVVMVSPAGKVLGEFTLKGKNPSNLAFGGKDGKTVYVTMADRGCVEVIRVPNKGSYYSKIH; encoded by the coding sequence ATGAAGTATTTTCATAAATCCTTTCTGCCGGTTTTTTTAATGCTGGGATGCTTCTGTGCAGCCTATGCCTTTCAGAGCTCAGACCTCACTTCGGAATTTAGTTTTACAGAAGGGATTGAAGGTCCTGCTGTAAGCCGGGACGGAATGCTCTTTGCGGTTAATTATAAAGAGCAGGGAACCATTGGAAGGGTCAATGACAAAGGAGAGGCCGAAGTTTACCTTCACCTACCCGAAGGTAGTATAGGAAATGGCATACGCTTTGATAAAGAACAGCATATGTACATCGCCGATTATGCAGGACATAAGGTATACAGGGTGCAAAAAGACGCAAGAACCCCTGAATTATGGGTTGAAAGTACTGAAATGAATCAGCCTAACGACCTGGCGCTTGCAGACTCGGGGGTGATCTACCTAAGCGATCCCAACTGGGAGGATGGTACCGGTAACCTGTGGATGGTACCCGAAGCCGGGAAGCTGGTTTTGCTGGAAGCCAATATGGGCACCACAAATGGAATTGAGGTGAGTCCGGAAGGAAAATACCTCTATGTAAATGAATCTGTACAAAGAAAAGTATGGAAATACAAGATTTTGCCTGATGGGACCGTTTCTGAAAAAGCACTTTTAATTGCCTTTGATGACCATGGCCTGGACGGGATGCGGTGTGATAAAGAAGGTAATTTACTCATTACGCGTTACGGAAAAGGTACGGTTGTAATGGTGTCACCGGCAGGAAAAGTACTTGGAGAATTCACCCTGAAAGGAAAAAATCCTTCAAACCTTGCCTTTGGCGGGAAAGATGGAAAAACAGTATATGTTACCATGGCCGACCGCGGATGTGTTGAAGTGATCCGGGTGCCAAATAAAGGAAGTTATTATAGTAAAATACATTAA
- a CDS encoding universal stress protein, whose product MLYYAPILNPLSKIQPFKTLLFGFAFSPSLEVNIMEVTRIAYYFNARLILLHVGEKTAEKEAQIEGLLRSVEYPENHLEVHWMEGNPVKTIVNACSTLEVDLLVLGALQHENMYQFYVGTIARNLTRKVNCSVLLMIKPSAIRVASQHVVVNGFDDPSTPLALLKAFEISNVLGVQQITIVEEITEKELHITVEDDETLEKAALLKEQLKQKEEARVRRIIENIPDHLKSNVAVKIQSIFGKRGYSIGHYAEVVRADLLVMNAPNKSGLLDRIFPHDIEYILSDLPTDVLIVRDRK is encoded by the coding sequence ATGCTATATTACGCTCCCATACTTAATCCCCTGTCGAAAATCCAGCCTTTTAAAACACTCTTATTCGGTTTTGCCTTCTCCCCTTCCCTGGAGGTCAATATTATGGAGGTCACCCGCATTGCATATTACTTCAATGCCAGGCTGATCCTTTTACACGTGGGGGAAAAGACGGCTGAGAAAGAAGCTCAAATAGAAGGATTGCTAAGGTCTGTTGAATATCCTGAAAACCATCTGGAAGTACACTGGATGGAAGGAAATCCGGTAAAGACTATTGTAAACGCCTGTTCAACTTTGGAAGTTGATCTCCTTGTTCTGGGAGCGCTTCAGCATGAAAATATGTATCAATTTTATGTGGGCACCATCGCCAGAAATCTTACCCGCAAGGTCAATTGTTCAGTCTTACTCATGATCAAGCCATCTGCCATCAGGGTGGCTTCACAGCATGTAGTGGTCAATGGCTTTGATGATCCCAGCACTCCCCTGGCATTGCTAAAAGCCTTTGAGATTTCCAATGTTCTGGGTGTACAGCAAATTACTATAGTGGAGGAGATCACGGAAAAAGAATTACATATTACGGTGGAAGACGACGAGACCTTAGAAAAGGCAGCTTTGCTTAAGGAGCAATTAAAACAAAAAGAGGAAGCAAGGGTAAGGCGCATTATTGAAAATATCCCTGATCATCTGAAATCAAATGTTGCGGTGAAAATTCAGAGCATCTTCGGGAAGCGGGGCTATTCCATAGGGCATTATGCTGAAGTGGTAAGGGCCGATTTGCTGGTGATGAATGCACCAAACAAGTCGGGTTTGCTCGATCGAATCTTCCCGCATGATATCGAGTACATCCTATCAGACCTACCCACGGACGTCCTAATTGTAAGAGATCGCAAATGA
- a CDS encoding cation:proton antiporter, which translates to MIELAGIIILGIIAQWVAWRFKLPAILPLILIGLLVGPIATLYTEDGQKLIEPIWNGEKGLFPGEGLYYFVSLAISVILFEGGLTLKRSEISNVGPVITKLITVGTMVTFFGAGIAAHFIFDLSWQMSFLFSALVIVTGPTVITPILRNIPLRKDLSAILKWEGILIDPIGALVAVLVFEFISVGEGQAYTKTALIEFGKILLFGCTFGFTFAHALAFAIKRNMIPHYLLNVVSLSVVLLVFVESDVFAHESGLLAVVVMGMVMGNMNLPNLKELLYFKESLSVLLISILFILLAANINISDMELIYNWNTAILFLVIVFLIRPIGVLLSTRGSGLKLNEKAFIGWVGPRGIVAAGIASLFGSKLMAKGEPGAEYITPLVFMIVLGTVLLNATTARLFAKWVGVFLERSEGILVIGASKVSRIIANYLKNNNRHVVVIDNNETNIEKCKKMGLDAIVANIYSDTLTDNIELNDVGYLMALTGNSEINKYAIDKFRKQFGENGSFRLVDTDEMNDPENNPAEGLFSHTDDFIKLTEVARKFPAIHEIDLNDQEHYEGLIEITKADDHIIPVFLKDPEGGLEIIPSFSKDFTDIGEGYKLVYLGKRFESAEKPAESEKTQKTEESQG; encoded by the coding sequence ATGATCGAACTGGCAGGGATTATTATTTTGGGAATTATCGCACAATGGGTGGCCTGGCGCTTTAAGCTACCCGCCATCCTGCCCCTGATTCTAATCGGCTTGCTTGTGGGGCCCATAGCTACCCTCTACACCGAGGATGGCCAAAAACTCATCGAACCCATATGGAATGGAGAAAAAGGCTTGTTTCCCGGAGAAGGATTGTACTATTTTGTCTCCCTTGCGATCAGTGTTATTCTGTTTGAGGGCGGACTTACCTTAAAACGATCCGAGATTTCCAACGTAGGTCCGGTGATTACGAAACTGATCACAGTTGGGACTATGGTTACCTTTTTTGGTGCCGGGATAGCGGCCCATTTTATTTTTGACCTCAGCTGGCAGATGTCCTTTTTATTTTCCGCCCTGGTAATCGTGACCGGCCCTACCGTAATTACCCCCATTTTAAGGAACATTCCCTTGAGGAAAGATCTGTCTGCCATTTTAAAATGGGAAGGAATCCTTATAGACCCTATAGGTGCGTTGGTTGCTGTACTGGTCTTCGAGTTTATCAGTGTAGGAGAAGGACAGGCCTATACCAAAACGGCTCTGATCGAGTTTGGAAAGATCCTGCTCTTTGGCTGCACCTTCGGCTTTACCTTTGCCCATGCCCTGGCTTTTGCCATCAAAAGGAATATGATCCCCCATTATTTACTTAATGTGGTCTCCCTTTCAGTTGTTCTTCTGGTGTTTGTAGAATCTGATGTATTTGCCCACGAATCAGGATTGTTGGCTGTGGTGGTTATGGGCATGGTGATGGGAAATATGAACCTTCCCAACCTGAAGGAACTGCTTTATTTTAAAGAATCACTAAGCGTCTTGCTGATCTCCATCCTGTTTATACTTTTGGCGGCGAATATCAACATCAGCGATATGGAGTTGATTTACAATTGGAACACTGCCATACTGTTTTTGGTGATTGTATTTCTGATCAGGCCTATTGGCGTTTTGCTCAGCACCCGGGGCTCGGGCTTAAAACTCAATGAAAAGGCCTTTATCGGCTGGGTAGGCCCCAGGGGAATTGTAGCTGCAGGTATCGCCTCCCTTTTTGGCTCCAAGTTGATGGCTAAAGGCGAACCGGGGGCAGAATACATTACCCCTCTGGTGTTTATGATCGTACTGGGCACCGTTTTGCTGAATGCAACCACCGCGCGACTCTTTGCCAAATGGGTAGGTGTTTTCCTGGAGCGATCTGAAGGTATATTGGTGATTGGCGCAAGTAAGGTTTCGCGTATCATTGCCAATTACCTCAAAAACAACAACCGTCATGTAGTGGTCATTGACAACAACGAGACCAATATTGAGAAATGCAAGAAAATGGGTCTAGACGCCATCGTAGCCAATATTTATTCTGATACTCTGACAGATAATATTGAATTAAATGACGTGGGTTATCTGATGGCGCTTACCGGAAACTCTGAGATCAACAAATATGCTATTGACAAATTCAGGAAGCAATTTGGCGAGAACGGGTCATTTCGTCTGGTAGATACTGATGAGATGAACGATCCGGAGAACAATCCTGCAGAAGGGCTGTTTTCGCACACAGACGATTTTATAAAACTTACCGAAGTAGCACGAAAATTTCCGGCCATCCACGAAATTGATCTGAACGACCAGGAGCACTATGAAGGATTGATAGAGATCACCAAGGCCGATGACCACATAATTCCAGTATTTCTCAAGGATCCCGAAGGCGGTCTGGAGATCATTCCTTCCTTTAGTAAGGATTTTACCGATATAGGAGAAGGGTATAAACTGGTATATCTCGGGAAACGTTTTGAATCTGCCGAGAAGCCTGCTGAGTCAGAAAAGACACAGAAAACTGAAGAAAGTCAGGGTTAA